In the Syntrophus aciditrophicus SB genome, GCGCTTCACGATTGCCTCCAGAATATCTTGGATGCCGATACCTGCCTTTGCAGAGCACTTCAGATGTCCCTCGGAATCGAGACCGAGTTCGTCATCAATCTGTTCGATGACCCGTTCCACATCCGCTGAAGGCAAATCGATCTTGTTGATCACCGGGATGATTTCGAGATTGTGTTCCATGGCGAGATAAAGGTTCGCCACGGTCTGCGCCTGAACGCCCTGGGCCGCATCGATGAGCAGCAGAACGCCTTCGCAGGAGGCAAGCGCCCGGGAAACCTCGTAGGAAAAATCCACATGACCCGGAGTATCGATAAGATTCAGGCTGTAGGTTTTTCCGTCTTTCGCCTGGTAGGGAAGGGTGATTGCCTGACTTTTGATGGTGATTCCCCGTTCTCTTTCGATGTCCATGTTGTCCAGCATCTGATCCTTGAACGTTCGTTCATCCGATATTCCCGTAAACTGGATCAGTCGGTCGGCCAGTGTGGACTTTCCGTGATCGATATGGGCAATGATGCTGAAATTGCGTATGTGATCCATTGATATATCCTGTTGGAGATTTGTAAAATTCTTGCTCCTGTTTTCCTTTCGAATGAATTCAGATAAAAAAGCCTTCCGGAAGAGCTGGAAGGCTTTTTTTGCGTCAGAGAGAAGTTGAAGATCAGGAAAGCTTTTTGAGCAGATCCTCAGAAACTTCCTTTACACCGGGCAGACCATCGACTTCTATGACCTTGACCCGATCCTTGAAAAAATTGACGGCGGCCAGCGTACCGGTCTTGGTGTCGTAGTAAATGCCATGACGTTTTCCAATCGCTTCCTCATCCTGATCATCGGCACGGGTGCTCAGTTGATCGCTTCCGCACACCCGGCATACCATCTTGCCATCCTTCTCCGCCGGCTTGATGGCGTCGATGAAGATGTTGTTGGGATGATTGTTATCCACGGCACAGAGTCTTCTGCCCATGATCCTGTTTTTCGATGTCTGCCGATCGAGAACGATCTCAACGACATAGTCCAGTTTGATTCCTTCCTTCAGCAGGGCGTCCCACATCGCTTCCGCCTGTGCCAGATTGCGGGGGAAACCGTCGAGCAGCCAGCCGGTCTTGCAGTCGTCCTGTTTGATACGATTAAGAATCATGGGGATGGTGATCCCATCGGGAACAAGATCTCCCCGGTCGATATAGGCCTTGGCCTCTTTTCCCAGCTCCGTCCCCTTGGAGATGTTTTCTCGGAAAATGACCCCGGTTTCAATATGGGGGACGTTAAATTTCTTCTGTACGATAGCACCCTGTGTTCCTTTGCCACTCCCATTCGGTCCGAAAATGAGAATATTCATGCCCGTGAAGCTCCTTTCGTCTGAGAAATGCATTTTGTCAAAAAACTGCCTCCTTATAATTGATTAAACATCTTTTGGCAATGAGAAAATGAATCCCCACCCCTGGGAAAACACATCCGTGAATGGGACGCAAAAGATAAATGAAAACAGCTGATGAGGAATCGGATGAGAGGAGAGTGACATATCGGAAACAGGCTTAAGCGGTGCTGAAGAAAAAACACCGGGCTGTGGCACACTGCCACAGAACTCAGTGGGCTCAGGTGCTGCAGGAGGTGGAGGAACATGAGGAACATTCCGACGAGGAGGCGCCGCCGAATGTTCCGCCGAAAACGGACATAAGTTTTTCAACCTGGTCTGAGCTGCAGTCGGGACAGAGAACTTCTCGTTTTTCAGAAATCGAAAAAAACAGGACTTCAAAAACCTTTTTGCACTGCCTGCATCGAAATTCATAAATCGGCATAAAAAGATACTCCAAAAGCGGTCTTGTTCAAAAAGCCCGGTCTTCCTCGCATGGAAGAGACCATGCCGTTATTGAAAGCATGAAGTTTCATATAAATAATGCGTCACATCTTGTCAAGAAAATCAGGGGAGGCTCATGTAAAATATTCCAATGTCTTATTGACGACTTATCGGTGCTGTGTTAAGTACTCGGCAGCAGTGAAAATATTTTCCCGCAACTTGATCAATCGCCCCGGGGAAGAGGCGGAAAGGGAGTCGGCATGCCTATTTCAAATAAAATTCATGGACTGATCACGCGATCCTCCTGGATCAGAAAAATGTTTGAGGAAGGTTTGATTTATAAGAAAAAATACGGTCCTGAGAATGTGTATGATTTCACGCTGGGCAATCCTAATGTTCCGCCTCCCTCGGAGTTCGGAGATGCCCTGCTGGAAGTTGCCGCCCAGTCCATTCCCGGCAAGCATGGTTACATGCCCAACGCGGGCTATCCTGAAACCCGGGAAGCGATCGCCGCTTATCTGACTGCCAAATTTCACATACCCCTGACAGCTGATCACATTATCATGACCTGCGGCGCCGCGGGAGCTTTGAATGTGACCATGAAGACGATTCTGGATCCAGGCGATGAAGTGATTATTCCAACCCCCTATTTTGTGGAGTACGAATTCTACGTGGACAACGCCGGAGGGATAAGCCGCCTTGTTCCAACAAAGGAGGATTTCAATCTCGACCTGGAGGCGATTCGTTCAGCCTTTACGGAGAAAACCAGGGCCGTTCTGATCAATTCGCCGAACAACCCGACCGGGAGAGTCTACGACGAGGAAACCATCCGGGGACTTGCAGCCATCATCGAGGAAAAGGGCAGACTTTATAACAGAGCAGTTTACCTGGTTTCAGATGAGCCATACAGTGACATCGTTTATGACGGGATCAAGGTTCCCTTTATTATGGAGTGCTGCAAGAACAGCATCATTGCTTTTTCCTATTCCAAATGCCTTTCTGTACCGGGGGAGCGCATCGGATACCTTGCCTTGCATCCGGAACTTGCCGATCTGCAGGACGTCCTCAGCGGGATGATCTTCTGCAACCGGATTCTGGGATATATCAATGCCCCCGCCCTGATGCAGAGGGTGATATCCCATATTCAGGGGGTACATGTCAATGTGGAAGAGTACAAGAGGAAGCGTGATCTGCTCTGTGAAGGATTGAGCGCCTGTGGATATTCCTTTGCCAAACCGGAAGGAACCTTCTATCTCTTTGTGCGTTCACCCATAGCGGATGATGTGACTTATGTCCGGGCGCTTCAACTGCGTCGCGTTCTCACCACGCCGGGAATCGGGTTCGGCGGGCCGGGCTACTTCAGAATCGCATACTGCGTCGATGACGCTGCAATCACAAACGCCATGCCCGGCTTTGCAGACACGTTGAAAGAATATCAGAATCGATGAGAAATCATTGTAACTGTGAAGATTCAGGCGTGATCCTTTCATCAGGCTGAATTCCCCATGGCATGGCAGGGTCAGTCATTGAGATGACCGTCTCATGATGCTCTCTCGTCGTATAGGATGCGGAAGTCGTCAAATTCTCCAGTATACGTTTCCTCACAAACATCCAGATGTTCCACAATGGCATGAGAGGGTCCCTGGCGGCACCAGTCAATCAGGGCATTGACCTCCGGAGATCTTCCTTCAAAAACAGCCTCTACCCGACCATTGGGAAGATTTCTGACCCAGCCGTTGACGTGGAATCGCAAGGCTGCCTTGCGTGTATGGGCACGGAAAAATACTCCCTGAACCTTTCCTTTCACGTAAACATGAACACGCTTCATCATTTTTATTATTCAAACGATTCTTATATTTTGCCTGCCAATCTCAGAAATTCTTCCTCGCTCAGAATGGCGATGCCTGCTTTCTGCGCCTTCTGAAGTTTGGAGCCCGCGGCCTCGCCGGCCACCACATAATCTGTTTTTTTAGTCACGGTACCCGCCGCCTGACCGCCCAGTGATTCGACAATCTGCTTTGCTTCATCCCGGGTCATTCTGCTCAGGGCACCCGTAAAGACGAAGGTCTTTCCTGTCAGCGGGGCAGAGCGCGGGGAAATTGTCTCCAGAGGACTGACACCGGCTTTTTTAAGTTTTTCAATCACGCGCCGATTCGAAGCATTGCGGAAAAATTCTAAAATGCTGCTGCTGACTTCGGGTCCGATATCCCGGATCGCAAGAAGTTCGTTTTCCGTTGTGTTTATCAGAGCATCCAGAGTACGAAATCGACGGGCGAGAATTTTGGATATATGCTCCCCCACATGACGGATTCCAAGGGCAAAAATGATCTTGTCAAGTGAGGGGTGCTTTGACAGTTCGATGGCGGACAAAAGATTGGATACTGATTTTTCCGCCATCCGCTCGAGATTCAGAAGCGCGTCATGGCTCAGATAATAGAGATCCGCCGGGTCATGAATAAGCTTCTGATTGACTAACTGAGAAACCAGTTTGTCTCCCAGTCCTTCGATATCCATTCCGCCTCGGGATACAAAATGTTGAATATGCCTCCGAAGCTGGGCTGGACAGGACAGACCGATGCAGCGATGGGCAGCCTCTCCGGCGAGGCGGACGACCTCCGAGCCGCATTCCGGGCATGTATCAGGAATTTTAAAAGGTATCTCCCTGCCGGATCGATTTGATACGATAACCTTGACGACTTCAGGGATGACATCTCCCGCCCGCTGAACAAGAACAGTATCTCCAATGCGGATATCCTTCTTGTCGATTTCGTCCTGATTGTGAAGTGTGGCCCGGCTGACGGTGACCCCGCCCACTTTCACAGGGGTCATGAGGGCAACAGGGGTCAAAGTACCAGTCCTTCCCACATTGACGATAATGTCCCTGATCACTGTCGTCGCCTGCGTCGCGGCGAACTTGCAGGCCACCGCCCAGCGCGGACTGCGGGATACCGCGCCAAGACGAGTCTGAAGGGACAGATCGTCTACCTTGATTACCATCCCGTCAATTTCATAAGGCAGTTCATTTCTC is a window encoding:
- a CDS encoding acylphosphatase, with the translated sequence MMKRVHVYVKGKVQGVFFRAHTRKAALRFHVNGWVRNLPNGRVEAVFEGRSPEVNALIDWCRQGPSHAIVEHLDVCEETYTGEFDDFRILYDERAS
- a CDS encoding FmdB family zinc ribbon protein translates to MPIYEFRCRQCKKVFEVLFFSISEKREVLCPDCSSDQVEKLMSVFGGTFGGASSSECSSCSSTSCST
- a CDS encoding adenylate kinase, which codes for MNILIFGPNGSGKGTQGAIVQKKFNVPHIETGVIFRENISKGTELGKEAKAYIDRGDLVPDGITIPMILNRIKQDDCKTGWLLDGFPRNLAQAEAMWDALLKEGIKLDYVVEIVLDRQTSKNRIMGRRLCAVDNNHPNNIFIDAIKPAEKDGKMVCRVCGSDQLSTRADDQDEEAIGKRHGIYYDTKTGTLAAVNFFKDRVKVIEVDGLPGVKEVSEDLLKKLS
- the ligA gene encoding NAD-dependent DNA ligase LigA; translated protein: MDAESARKNIEDLKARIEYHNRRYYQLDDPEISDAEYDSLLQELIALEKQFPQWLTEDSPSRRIGAAPLSKFAPAVHLSPMLSLANAFSEEEILEFDRRLKRFLDSSERLSFVVEPKIDGVAVNLIYSSGVLTTGATRGDGAKGEDVTQNIRTLHTIPLKIQNGSDERLPEQIEIRGEIYMETAAFRKLNERRLAAGEPPFANPRNAAAGSLRQLDASITARRPLKMFCYAVGIVRGRAFTYHHDVLHALKKWGFSVNPFIRQVEGIEKCIEFYRELQDLRNELPYEIDGMVIKVDDLSLQTRLGAVSRSPRWAVACKFAATQATTVIRDIIVNVGRTGTLTPVALMTPVKVGGVTVSRATLHNQDEIDKKDIRIGDTVLVQRAGDVIPEVVKVIVSNRSGREIPFKIPDTCPECGSEVVRLAGEAAHRCIGLSCPAQLRRHIQHFVSRGGMDIEGLGDKLVSQLVNQKLIHDPADLYYLSHDALLNLERMAEKSVSNLLSAIELSKHPSLDKIIFALGIRHVGEHISKILARRFRTLDALINTTENELLAIRDIGPEVSSSILEFFRNASNRRVIEKLKKAGVSPLETISPRSAPLTGKTFVFTGALSRMTRDEAKQIVESLGGQAAGTVTKKTDYVVAGEAAGSKLQKAQKAGIAILSEEEFLRLAGKI
- a CDS encoding pyridoxal phosphate-dependent aminotransferase; its protein translation is MPISNKIHGLITRSSWIRKMFEEGLIYKKKYGPENVYDFTLGNPNVPPPSEFGDALLEVAAQSIPGKHGYMPNAGYPETREAIAAYLTAKFHIPLTADHIIMTCGAAGALNVTMKTILDPGDEVIIPTPYFVEYEFYVDNAGGISRLVPTKEDFNLDLEAIRSAFTEKTRAVLINSPNNPTGRVYDEETIRGLAAIIEEKGRLYNRAVYLVSDEPYSDIVYDGIKVPFIMECCKNSIIAFSYSKCLSVPGERIGYLALHPELADLQDVLSGMIFCNRILGYINAPALMQRVISHIQGVHVNVEEYKRKRDLLCEGLSACGYSFAKPEGTFYLFVRSPIADDVTYVRALQLRRVLTTPGIGFGGPGYFRIAYCVDDAAITNAMPGFADTLKEYQNR